One window of the Pempheris klunzingeri isolate RE-2024b chromosome 10, fPemKlu1.hap1, whole genome shotgun sequence genome contains the following:
- the olig2 gene encoding LOW QUALITY PROTEIN: oligodendrocyte transcription factor 2 (The sequence of the model RefSeq protein was modified relative to this genomic sequence to represent the inferred CDS: substituted 1 base at 1 genomic stop codon) — MDCQTRFGVTSGFDVXVFSPSRLETLLVAPCWNRIMESDTSRVSSRPSSPEVDDIFISTLKKSVHGFSGAVSSTQSDTPLDMAGLHGLSADEDDSISLRLAKKDRKLLSEGELQTIRLKINSRERKRMHDLNVAMDGLREVMPYAHGPSVRKLSKIATLLLARNYILMLSNSLEEMKRLVSEIYGSSGHHGGFHPSACGTMTHAGPVPGHPAASHAHAPHPAVHHPLLPPAAVTTASLSAPGIAAITSVRPHHGLLKAPAPSAGPLGSSFQHWGVGTGMPCPCSMCQVPPPHVSSMSAVTMPRLSSDSK; from the exons ATGGACTGTCAGACGCGATTTGGAGTAACAAGTGGATTTGACGTTTAGGTTTTCTCACCATCGCGCTTGGAAACACTCTTGGTAG CACCGTGCTGGAACAGGATCATGGAGTCAGATACGAGCCGCGTGTCCAGCAGACCGTCATCTCCCGAAGTGGACGACATCTTCATATCCACCCTGAAGAAGTCTGTGCACGGCTTCTCCGGCGCCGTGTCCTCCACACAGAGCGACACTCCGCTAGACATGGCCGGCCTGCACGGCCTCTCCGCCGACGAGGACGACTCCATCTCCCTCAGGCTGGCCAAGAAAGACCGTAAACTGCTGTCAGAGGGCGAGCTGCAGACCATCCGCCTCAAGATCAACAGCCGGGAGAGGAAAAGGATGCACGACCTCAACGTGGCCATGGACGGGCTCCGGGAGGTCATGCCCTATGCGCACGGACCGTCTGTGCGTAAACTCTCCAAAATCGCCACCCTGCTGCTGGCTAGAAACTACATCCTGATGCTGAGCAACTCCCTGGAGGAGATGAAGCGGCTGGTCAGCGAGATCTACGGCAGCAGCGGACACCACGGCGGCTTCCACCCATCAGCCTGTGGGACTATGACACACGCGGGGCCCGTGCCGGGACACCCAGCTGCTTCCCACGCCCACGCCCCGCACCCGGCGGTGCATCACCCGCTCCTCCCGCCGGCTGCAGTCACCACCGCCTCCCTGTCTGCGCCCGGCATCGCCGCTATCACCTCGGTCAGACCCCATCACGGACTCCTCAAAGCGCCCGCTCCCAGCGCGGGGCCGCTGGGCAGCAGTTTCCAGCACTGGGGCGTTGGCACCGGGATGCCCTGTCCGTGCAGCATGTGCCAAGTCCCGCCCCCGCATGTGTCCAGCATGAGCGCCGTCACCATGCCGAGGCTGAGCAGCGACTCCAAGTGA
- the olig1 gene encoding oligodendrocyte transcription factor 1 encodes MNVLSNPVIRAQEQSLALCGPGSVQDLQHCPPGFNLSSRLNPVPMLGFQSGQRSTKPQRELSPEEQQELRRKINSRERKRMQDLNIAMDALREVMVPYASSPSSASSSQAQQPGAPPGRRLSKISTLVLARNYILLLGSSLQEMRRLLGEVSVGMGVNTGPVPRLLLAGGWPLISGPSQLLLTQESLLTSAASSSSSSSTSSSSAAKCPLLSPGPMEASLAPVQWSPAGAAGGPVCPCGVCRLPRFNHSAPAPRFPK; translated from the coding sequence ATGAATGTGCTGTCAAACCCAGTGATCAGGGCCCAGGAGCAGTCTCTAGCTCTATGTGGACCCGGCTCAGTCCAGGATTTACAGCACTGCCCACCAGGGTTCAACCTAAGCTCCCGCCTAAACCCTGTGCCCATGCTTGGCTTCCAGAGCGGCCAAAGATCGACCAAACCTCAGAGAGAGCTGAGCCccgaggagcagcaggagctccGGAGGAAGATCAACAGTAGGGAGAGGAAGCGGATGCAGGACTTGAACATCGCCATGGATGCCCTGAGAGAGGTCATGGTGCCTTACGCCTCCTCGCCATCTTCTGCCTCGTCCTCTCAGGCCCAGCAGCCCGGGGCTCCTCCAGGCCGCAGGCTCTCCAAAATCTCCACTCTGGTTCTGGCCAGGAACTACATCCTCCTCCTGGGTTCGTCTCTGCAGGAGATGCGGCGACTGCTGGGGGAGGTGAGCGTCGGGATGGGGGTGAACACTGGACCCGTTCCCCGGCTGCTGCTTGCAGGAGGGTGGCCCCTCATTTCGGGGCCCAGTCAGCTTCTCCTCACCCAGGAGTCCCTCCTCACCTcagcagcctcctcttcctcctcttcctccacttcaTCGTCCTCTGCTGCTAAATGCCCCCTCTTGTCTCCGGGCCCCATGGAGGCCTCACTGGCCCCTGTGCAGTGGAGCCCTGCAGGGGCAGCAGGAGGGCCCGTGTGCCCCTGTGGAGTCTGCAGACTGCCCAGGTTTAACCACTCAGCTCCGGCTCCAAGATTCCCAAAGTGA